A section of the Pogoniulus pusillus isolate bPogPus1 chromosome 3, bPogPus1.pri, whole genome shotgun sequence genome encodes:
- the CNMD gene encoding leukocyte cell-derived chemotaxin 1 yields the protein MAEGSEKVPIARAGPDDVEQCLPPTYTAAAAAPGAGRLLKAGAAVLIAGALLLLAGAIGAFYFWKATERQVYNVHYTMSINGKVQDGSMEIDARNNLETFKTGSGSEEAVEVHDFHIGITGIRFAEGEKCYIKAQPKAHVPKVDAMTKASLSSELEDEIMPARFDENSLIWVAADEPIKHNNFLSPKILELCGDLPIFWLRPTYPKADQRREMKRNRRQSESNFDMEDLKAANEEVNSRSPTMQLTHDLDRQPNETRPMGQDTDQTLNPDNPYNQLEGEGMAFDPMLDHLGVCCIECRRSYTQCQRICEPLMGYYPWPYNYQGCRTACRIIMPCSWWVARIMGVV from the exons atggcagagggctctGAGAAGGTGCCCATCGCCCGAGCGGGGCCCGACGATGTGGAGCAGTGCTTGCCCCCC ACGTacacggcggcggcggcggcgcccggCGCAGGGCGGTTGCTGAAGGCGGGGGCGGCGGTGCTGATCGCTggagccctcctgctgctggccggGGCCATCGGCGCCTTCTACTTCTGGAAAGCCACCGAGCGGCAG GTGTACAATGTTCACTATACTATGAGCATTAATGGAAAAGTACAGGATGGATCAATGGAAATAGATGCCAGAAACAACTTAGAGACGTTTAaaacaggaagtgggagtgaaGAGGCTGTTGAAGTTCATGATTTTCATATT GGCATAACTGGGATTCGTtttgctgaaggagaaaagTGTTACATCAAAGCTCAACCAAAAGCTCACGTCCCCAAAGTTGATGCTATGACTAAAGCAAGCCTCTCATCTGAGCTG GAAGATGAAATCATGCCTGCAAGATTTGATGAAAACTCCCTTATCTGGGTGGCTGCAGATGAGCCTATCAAGCACAACAATTTCCTAAGCCCCAAAATTTTAGAGCTTTGTGGGGATCTTCCAATTTTCTGGCTGCGACCAACATATCCCAAAG CTGACCAAAGGAGAGAGATGAAGAGAAACAGACGCCAATCAGAGTCAAATTTTGACATGGAAGACTTGAAAGCTGCTAATGAAGAAGTAAATTCCAGGTCACCCACCATGCAGCTGACTCATGACCTTGATCGTCAGCCTAATGAAACCAGGCCAATGGGACAAGACACTGATCAAACACTTAATCCAGACAACCCATATAAT CAACTGGAAGGTGAAGGGATGGCTTTTGACCCCATGCTGGATCACCTAGGCGTGTGCTGCATTGAATGCAGACGGAGTTACACACAGTGCCAGAGAATCTGCGAGCCTCTCATGGGCTACTACCCATGGCCTTACAACTACCAAGGCTGTCGTACTGCCTGCCGAATCATCATGCCCTGCAGCTGGTGGGTTGCTCGCATCATGGGTGTTGTGTGA